A stretch of DNA from Bacillus sp. Marseille-Q1617:
TTGCTTTCCGCGGGAAGGAAGTCGAGCCTCCTCACCGGAGCTGGACAGGTCGCGACCTTTCCTCCATCTCCCGTCGGAGCCAAATGCCTTCCGCTCTAATCCAATCAGGACTTTCAATTTACAAATAATGTTTAATGTCACTTTATTTGTAAATCCGACTGAGTATTATCCAGTAAATAACATTCTTAAATAATAAATGCCCGGTCCCTCTTTAAAAGAGAAACCGGGCATTTGATTCAGTGCAGTTATTTCTTAGGAACTTTCGGCTTTGGTTTTATTTCTTTCCTCAGCAGTCTGTAGAGGGTGAAGCACATGAGCAGCAGGATGACCGTGAATGGCAGAGCCGATACGAGGGAGGCGGTTTGCAGACCTTCGAGGCCGCTTGATAGGAGCAGAACGGCTGCGATCGCTGCGATGAGAACGCCCCAGACGATTTTTACAAACATCGGCGGATGCAGGCTTCCTTCTGTTGTCATGCTGCTCAGGATATACGTGGCCGAGTCGGCTGACGTGATCAGGAATGTGAAGATCAAAATGATGGACAGAACATTCAAGAGCATCGTAAATGGCAGCTCTGCATATGTCGTGAACAATGCCTTGGCCACATCCTGGTTGACGGCTTCAGCGATGGACGTGCCCCCGAATAAGTCGAAATGCAGGGCCGTTCCGCCAAAGACGGCGATCCATAATAAAGCGATCATCGGCGGGATGACCAGCACCCCGATAATGAATTCCCTAATGGTCCGTCCTCTTGAGACCCTCGCTACAAAGGCCCCGACGAACGGGGACCAGGCGATGGCCCATGCCCAGTAGAAAATCGTCCAGTCCTGCACCCATGATCCGCCTTGATAAGGGGTGAGGCGCAGGCTGTACCTGATGAAGTTGGTGATATAATCACCGATTCCAAGCGTGAACGTATTAAGGATGAAAACGGTCGGTCCGGAGATAAAGACAAAGACCATCAATAGGAGAGCCAGTGACAGATTAAGGTTGCTGAGCCATTTGATCCCCTTGTCGAGTCCAGTAGTGGATGATGTCAAATAGAGGATCAACAGCACCAAAATGATCAATAATTGTGAGAGGGTGCTGTCATCCATCCCGAATACGGTATTCAGCCCGCCATTGATTTGCAAGATCCCAAGTCCGAGTGACGTGGCAACCCCCATGACGGTCGCGATGACGGCAAGGATGTCAATCGTGTTTTTAATTCCTTTGGCGCGTTTACGCTTGCCGAACATCGGGGACAGGGAGGTGGAAATCAAGCCGTTCTCCCCTTTCCTGAACTGGAAGTAGGCAATGATCAGTCCAACGATTGCGAACACCGACCATTGGCTGAGCCCCCAGTGGAAAAAGGAATAAGCCATCGAAAGACGTGCCGCTTCTTTCGTCAGTGGTTCTGTCGAAGGATAAGGGGTTTCAAAAAAATGACTCATCGGCTCTGCAATCCCCCAGAAAACAAGGCCGATACCGAATCCGGCGGAAAATAACATCCCGATCCACGTGAAGAACGGGTATTCAGGCCTCTCGTCGTCCCGTCCGAGACGTATCTTTCCATACTTGCTGATGGCCAGGGCCAATAAAAATAATACAAAAATGAGAACGGCTAATAAGTAAAACCATCCGAATGCATATGTAGTGAAACCAAAAGCTGCATTTGCCCCTTTGGCAAAAAGCTTAGGAAATGCTGCCCCAAATACAACTAAAATGGCAACGACAATTCCGGATATCCAAAAAACTTTATTTAAATATGTACGATTCTCCAAATGCAGAATCCCTCCTTTTATATTTGTGCGTACCTGCCTATTATTCTCATACCCCAACCTCAACCAAAACATGCATGAACATTCAAATAACATGCATAAAGGCGGAAGAATGTTAAAAATGAAAGTGTTTTGATACAATGACTAAATAACAAAAGCACAGAGAGCAAAAGCTATAATAAAACATCATCAGAAAAATACAGAAATGAAAGGTGACGGACAATGATTACAAGCATAACCAGCGATATGGACGGAACATTATTAAATGAACATCAAGAAGTCAGTGAAGCCAATAAAAAAGCGATCCTAGAAGCTCAAAAGCAAGGAATTGAATTCATGGTGGCAACGGGGCGTTCTTACGAAGAAGCGCGATACGTCCTGGCGGATGCCGGCATTTTCTGCGATATCATCTGTGTAAATGGTGCAGAGGTCAGAAACAAGGACGGAGAAATCATCCATCAGGCCGGCATCCAGTCTGATCACGCCAAAGATATCGCAGCAGCCCTGAATGAAACAGGTATTTATTTTGAAGTCTACACAGACAAAGGTACCTATACGGAAAACTATGAGATGGGCATTGAACTGATCGTCGATATTTTTACGACAGCCAATCCTGAAGTGACCGAGGAACAAGTGAGGCAGGCCGCGCGTGAACGTTTTGAAAAAGGTCATATCAATCTTGTCGAAGATTATGGGAACATATTTAATGACGAATCCCAGCTCGTATATAAATTCCTCGTTTTTTCTTTTGACGATGATCAGCTGAAGGCAGCGAATGAAAAGCTGAAAGGCATCGGGGGGATCGCGGTCAGCTCCTCAGGTAAGGAAAACCTGGAAGTGAACAGCATTGACGCGCAAAAAGGCTTTGCCCTGCAGAAGCTTTTAAAGGACAAAGGATTATCGGCGGAGCAGGCGATGGCAATGGGCGATAACCTGAATGACCTGTCGATGATGAAAGTGGTTGGCCGACCGGTCGCCATGGGGAACGCACTTGATGAAATCAAGGAATACTGTACGTATCAAACAGCCCTTAACCGTGAAGACGGCGTGGCCAAAGCCATCAGGGAGGCCCTTCAATCCCCTGTGAAATAGATTGAACGCTTCAAAACTTGTCCATACTGATGAAAAAATGAAAAGGGAGCCAGTGACCGATGAGATCCATTTTATTTCAAAAAAGATTGGCAGTGACGATCGGACTTCTGCTCATTCTGGCATCATGCGGAGGACAACAAGAAGAAGAAAGCGAGTCAGTCAGCAAGCGCGAAACTGAACATAAAGTATTGGCCGAGAATCTTTCCATTCCATGGTCGATTGTCAAGGATGGAGAGGATTTCTACCTGACAGAACGGACAGGCGGTATCGTTGAAATCAAGGGCGGCAAGCAGACCGAGAAGAAAGTAAACCTCTCCAAACCGCTTGCCAGTCAGCCGGAAGCAGGATTCATGGGGCTGGTCCTTCATCCTGATTTCAAGGAGAATCAGCAGGCGTTTGCCTACTACACCTATAACGATGAAGACGGAACACCATATAACAGGGTGGTGGTGCTCCAAAGGTCAGAAGAGGCTTGGAATGAAACAGAGGTCCTCCTTGATAAGATCCCAAGCGGGGCACAGTATCATCACGGAGGCCGGCTGAAAATCGGGCCGAACGGGAAGCTCTACATCACCACGGGGGATGCCACCCAGGAAGAAAAAGCCCAGGAGCTGTCCTTCCTTGGAGGCAAAATCCTGAGGATCAACCTGGACGGCAGCATCCCGGATGACAATCCGTTCGGGGACTCCCCGGTTTATTCATACGGCCACCGCAACCCTCAAGGCCTGGCCTGGAATGATGAAGGGGAATTGTATGGCACAGAGCACGGACCTAACGGCTACGATGAGGTGAACCTCCTCCAGGCCGGGAAGAATTATGGCTGGCCGGAGATCACCGGAGACGAAACAGCCGAAGGGATGGTGTCACCCCTTGCCCATTCAGGAGAGCCTTCATGGGCACCATCGGGAGCAGGTTTCTGGAAGGATAAGCTCGTTTTTGCCGCCCTTGGCGGACAGAGTGTCAAACTCTTTGATCCTGCGACGAGAGAGGTGACGACTCTGATCGAGGGGTTCGGCCGGATCCGTGACGTACTGGTCGAAGGGGACACCCTCTATTTTGTATCGAATAACACCGACGGCCGGGGAATCCCCAAGGCAAATGATGATAAGCTGTACGAAGTGGATTTGGGTTCTTTGACGATGGAAGAATAAATGAGAAAAAGCCTTTCCTGCGAAAAATAACAGGGAAGGCTTTTATACGTTTAAAACCATAATCATTTCAATTTTCAAAGACATGCAATCATCATCGATTTTATCATCCTATTATGACTGACTGAACTATATTTAATCCATAAAAAAAAAGAGAACCGCTTCGGCTCTCTCTTTTTTCAATCGTTGAGGTGCTTCTACTTATCGATCTTGCCTTCTTGTTTTGAAAAGGCTTTGGATAAGGCGTGGATGGCAAGTTCAAGTTGTTCGAGTTTCTTTTCAAGTTTGACGAGCAGAAAAAGAGTGACTGCAATCGGAAAACCGAAATTGCCCAGTAATTGAATGAACACAGAATATTCCATTGCGAGACCTCCTTAGGAATTGTTCGGTAATGCTTTCTGTAGATCTGTCAGATCTGGTTAAGGCTGAAGGTTGACT
This window harbors:
- a CDS encoding BCCT family transporter; amino-acid sequence: MENRTYLNKVFWISGIVVAILVVFGAAFPKLFAKGANAAFGFTTYAFGWFYLLAVLIFVLFLLALAISKYGKIRLGRDDERPEYPFFTWIGMLFSAGFGIGLVFWGIAEPMSHFFETPYPSTEPLTKEAARLSMAYSFFHWGLSQWSVFAIVGLIIAYFQFRKGENGLISTSLSPMFGKRKRAKGIKNTIDILAVIATVMGVATSLGLGILQINGGLNTVFGMDDSTLSQLLIILVLLILYLTSSTTGLDKGIKWLSNLNLSLALLLMVFVFISGPTVFILNTFTLGIGDYITNFIRYSLRLTPYQGGSWVQDWTIFYWAWAIAWSPFVGAFVARVSRGRTIREFIIGVLVIPPMIALLWIAVFGGTALHFDLFGGTSIAEAVNQDVAKALFTTYAELPFTMLLNVLSIILIFTFLITSADSATYILSSMTTEGSLHPPMFVKIVWGVLIAAIAAVLLLSSGLEGLQTASLVSALPFTVILLLMCFTLYRLLRKEIKPKPKVPKK
- a CDS encoding HAD family hydrolase, which codes for MITSITSDMDGTLLNEHQEVSEANKKAILEAQKQGIEFMVATGRSYEEARYVLADAGIFCDIICVNGAEVRNKDGEIIHQAGIQSDHAKDIAAALNETGIYFEVYTDKGTYTENYEMGIELIVDIFTTANPEVTEEQVRQAARERFEKGHINLVEDYGNIFNDESQLVYKFLVFSFDDDQLKAANEKLKGIGGIAVSSSGKENLEVNSIDAQKGFALQKLLKDKGLSAEQAMAMGDNLNDLSMMKVVGRPVAMGNALDEIKEYCTYQTALNREDGVAKAIREALQSPVK
- a CDS encoding sorbosone dehydrogenase family protein, whose product is MRSILFQKRLAVTIGLLLILASCGGQQEEESESVSKRETEHKVLAENLSIPWSIVKDGEDFYLTERTGGIVEIKGGKQTEKKVNLSKPLASQPEAGFMGLVLHPDFKENQQAFAYYTYNDEDGTPYNRVVVLQRSEEAWNETEVLLDKIPSGAQYHHGGRLKIGPNGKLYITTGDATQEEKAQELSFLGGKILRINLDGSIPDDNPFGDSPVYSYGHRNPQGLAWNDEGELYGTEHGPNGYDEVNLLQAGKNYGWPEITGDETAEGMVSPLAHSGEPSWAPSGAGFWKDKLVFAALGGQSVKLFDPATREVTTLIEGFGRIRDVLVEGDTLYFVSNNTDGRGIPKANDDKLYEVDLGSLTMEE
- a CDS encoding YvrJ family protein; the encoded protein is MEYSVFIQLLGNFGFPIAVTLFLLVKLEKKLEQLELAIHALSKAFSKQEGKIDK